AATAATCGGGATAATAAAGATCATGAGAAAAGCTCCTAGTCTATTCAGTTTTGTAAAATTCTACCAACATAGTTAAAAAAAAATCAAGGGGGTGCATCTCACACTTGCAGAAATACCGATAATCAGCAATTATCAGTGACTCTTAAATTATGGCTCTTCTCGACTTTGTGTGATAATTTTTGCTTATGAAATCGTGAAATGTTTACTGGGAAAGACTTTTAGGACTATTTTGTTAAATAAACTATCAGTATAGACCTCATTTCCACACAGAAACCAGAAGAGCCTAAATTATTACAGATGCGTCAGCGGCTGCCTGTAAGCATCCCACCGAAAAACTAATGCGCTCCGGGGTTTGGGGGGTTCTACCCCCCAAAAGCCTGGATTGAGTAATAAAATTAAAAGTAAAGCCCAATTTTAAAAGAGAGTTTCCCCGTAAAAATCCCAACTTGCTAGATTGACAAAATTGTATCGGTAGAATCACTGAATAGCTGATAGCTGGTAGCTGCGGATTTATAACTTGCGTTCGTAACTTAACAAGGTATTTTTTAATAACATTGCCACCGTCATCGGACCGACACCCCCGGGAACAGGAGTAAGATAACTAGCCACTTCTAAAACCCCAGCATAGTCCACATCTCCCACCAAACCGTCAGCGACACGATTAATCCCCACATCCACCACCACCGCACCCGGTTTTACCATATCTTTAGTGATTAAATTGGCTTTACCGACCGCAGGTACTAAAATATCGGCACTTCTGGTTATTTCTGCCAGATTTTCCGTGCGCGAGTGAGCAATAGTTACCGTAGCGTTTTCCTCCAATAACATTAAAGCTAAAGGTTTCCCCACTAGAATACTGCGACCCAGTACCACCGCGTGCTTACCGGCTATGGAAATATTATATTCTTTCAGCAGTGCCATGACCCCCGCAGGAGTACAACTGCGGATACAGTCCTCACCCCGCACTAAACCGCCTAAATTGAGAGGATGTAAACCATCAGCATCTTTTTTCGGGTCAATTTGGTAGAGAAGGGAAACCGCGTCTAAATGCTTAGGTAAAGGTAATTGAATTAAAATCCCGTCCACCCGCTCATCTTGATTGAGACGGACAATTTCCGCTAAAATTTCTAGTTCACTTGTATTGGTGGGAAAATGACGACCAAAAGAGGCCATGCCGATTTTAGTACAAGCTTTCTCCTTATTGCGGACATAAACGGCACTAGCAGGATTATCCCCCACCATCAACACCGCTAACCCCGGAGGTCTTCCCATTGGAGATTTTAGCGTCTGGATGCGCTCTCCTAGACCAAGCTGGATTTTTTGAGCTAAGGCTTTCCCGTCGAGAATTTGGCAAGTAGTTACGGACATTCTATGATAATACCGAGAACAAAAATCTTTCGGATCTATTCTATGGTCAAAAAGATTGGCTAATCGCACTCGTTAAGGTTAAAGCAAGAATGTCTATTCAGACTCGTGTAGGGCGCATCGGCAGTTTATTATTATTGCTAGGGTTATTCGGTTGTAGTACCCTTGCTGACCTCGGTATTGCCGTTCCCTACATCGGTGATCCTCCCCTAACAGCGATCGAGCAATTACAGGAAAAACCAAAAGGCACTTTAGTTTATCTTAGGGGAACTGTGAGCAATTATGCCCCTTTTTTAGCGGGAGGGGCCTATCTTTTGCAGGATAGTTCGGGCAAGATTTGGATTCGCACCAATAGCAATAAATTACCCCGTCAAGGCGAAGAAATCGTCATTAAGGGCAAAATTGACTTTGAGGCTATTCCCCAGGGTTCCCAAACTGTTAACGAATTGTATGTGGTGGAATTAGAACAGATGGATGCAGTAGCGGTTAATTCTGTTCCTACTCCTTCCCCGTCCCCAGAAATTAAACCTTCCCCCACCTCAGAAGTTAAACCCCCAGAAAATAATTCTCCCCCGGTCTCCACTAAACCCCTGGAAAATCCCCGACAGGTGACAATTCCCAGCGCAGCTGAAACGAAACCCCCAGAAACTACCGTCGTTACCCCCGTTAAACCCAATCCCCCCGCGCAACCCGTCGCGGAAGCGATTCCCCCCAAACCCCCCGCAGTGGTTAAACCCATCCCAGATCCCCTCGATGCTTTCTTTTTACCCCATAAACAAAGCGAGAAAAACAGTAATCAGTAATCAGTAGCGGGGCAAACAGATGGAGAGTAAAGTTTATGACAAAGCTTATAAATTTGCCATTAGGATTGTTAAAGGCTATAAATATTTGTGTGAGACTAAACAAGAATATGTTTTGTCAAAACAGCTATTAAGGAGTGGCACTTCAATCGGGGCTAACATTGCCGAGGCTAATGGAGCTATTTCTCAAGCTGATTTTCGAGCTAAAATGTCAATAGCTTATAAGGAATGTCTAGAAACAAAGTATTGGCTGTCTCTATTGAAAGACACGAATTACATAGAGGAAAGAGCCTTTCAAAGTATCAATGATGACGCAGAGGAAATTGGTAAAATGCTTTGGGCTATTCTAAAAACCTGCCAAGAAAATACCAAAAACCGATAACTGATAACTGATAACTGATAACTGATAACTGATAACTGATGATATTTGTTGCTTTGGCGATTTTGGAACAGGACGGTCGATTTTTAATGCAGTTGCGCGACGACATCCCGACGATTCTCTATCCGGGGGTGTGGGGTTTATTTGGTGGTCACTTGGAAGCGGGTGAAAGTCCAGAAATAGGGTTAAAACGAGAGTTAAAAGAAGAAATTAACTACGAAGCCCCTAGTTTACGCTATTTTCGCTCTTATAACGATGATAATCTCTCCCGTTATCTTTATCATGTACCCCTGACCCTGGAATTAGAAAAATTAGTGCAAACGGAAGGGCAAGATTTAGCTTTATTACCCCCAGATGCCATCCGTCAAGGGGAATACTATTCCCAGAAGATTAATCAGACTCGTCCTTTAGGAAAAATTCATCGCCAGATATTACTCGATTTTATAGAACTAGAATTATAGTGGATATTAGAGCCAGACAAGGAACTCCCCTATCTATACGAAAGTCGTAGTTAACACTGCTCCTCACCTCCCTCGAAGGCAAAATGCTCCCGCTTTTTGAATGGCTTTATCTAAACGTCAATCTTATTTTGGCTTTGTCTTTATGAACCAGTCGCGTCCCTCGTTCGTTTCCGTGCAGAAACTCCTATCTGGAGGTGCGATCGCTACCCTAGCAGTTAGTTCCCTGATGGTTCTCACCCCCGCAGCCAAAGGGGAAAAACCCTTAGAAGATAACCCGAAAGCAGTCATCGACCAGGTTTGGCAAATTGTTAATAATGAATTTGTAGACCGTAGTTTTCATCAAATTGATTGGCAAAAAAAACGTCAAGAATTGTTAAGCAGAAATTATACTAATCCCCAACAAGCTTACACGGCAATCCGGGAAGCGTTAAAGGAATTGGGTGATACTTATACCCGTTTTTTAACCCCTAGTGAATTTTCTGTCCTCACCAGTCAAACTTCTGGAGAATTATCGGGAATTGGCATACGTTTAGCCCTCGATAAACGCACTAGCGATCTGATCGTTGTCGATACGGTGAAAAAATCCCCCGCCAAGGAAGCAGGAGTGAAAAGCGGCGATCGCTTGATCAGAATTAACGGCAAACCCACCGCTTTAATGACCTTAGAACAAGCAATGGAAGCCCTACAGGGAGAAGTGGGTACTAGCGTTAGTTTACAGCTGGCCCGTCCCGATCAAGGGGTATTTGAAGTGACTTTGACCCGGGTAGATATCGAAATCCCCTCGGTTAGCTATACCCTTAAACAGGAAGGTGGGGTGAAAGTTGGTTATATTAAACTGGATGAATTTAGTTCCCACGCAGCCGAACAAATGAAAGAGGCGATCGAGGAATTAAGTCAACAACAGGTATCCGGCTATGTTCTCGATCTGCGGGGCAACCCCGGGGGTTTGCTATTTGCTAGTGTCGATATCGCTCGTATGTGGATGAAACAGGGCAAAATCGTTAGCACCATTGATCGACGGGGCGGCGATCGCCAATTTATCGCCAATAACACCGCTATTACCGATTTACCCCTCGTGGTCTTGGTCAATAAAGGTTCCGCCAGCGCCAGCGAAATCCTCGCCGGGGCGCTGAAAGAAAATGGCCGGGCGACTTTAGTGGGTACATCGACTTATGGCAAGAGTACCGTCCAATCGGTACACACCCTCTCCGATGGTTCCGGATTAGCGGTGACAATTGCCCGTTATTATCCCCCCAACGGCGAAAATATCTACAAAAAAGGCATTAAACCCGATGTGCAGATCGAGTTAACCCAGGAACAACAACTGCGCTTCCGCGATGATCCTTCTTTGCTGGGAACTAAGGATGATCCCCAGTATCAACAGGCGATCTCACTCCTACAATCCCATAGTGTTAAACGTCCTGGCACCGGCAATCTCAATAACCCTTTGAGTAGTCGGGCTGAATAATTGTCCTGGGAAATCTGGGGAAACGGCGACTGTTTCGGCGAAATGGCGATTCTAGAACAGCCTTTAAAGCATTTAACAGCGCTCTCTCTCGCTCCCGTGCAGTTGCTCGTGATTCCCGCCCAAAGATTTCTGCAGCTACAAATTCTGCAACTAAGCATAAGACGCAGTATAAAACTGTATCTTCGGCTACAAATGCTCGATTATTCGCCAAAAAGTCAACTGCTCAAAACCTCACACCCTGCTCTATAATTCCCGACGACCTTCTAAAGCTCTCGCTAAGGTTACTTCATCAGCGTATTCTAGATCGCCGCCCATGGGCAACCCGAAAGCGATACGGGTAACTTTAGTGAAGGGTTTCAGTAAACCCCCAATATACAAAGTCGTGGTTTCTCCCTCGACACTGGGACTGATAGCTAAGATAACTTCCTGAATTTTTTTCTGGCTGACTCTGGTGACTAAAGACTGTATATTTAATTGATCCGGTCCAATCCCATCCATAGGTGAGATAACACCGCCCAAAACGTGATATTTGCCCGAATATTCCCTTGTTTTCTCCAAAGCAATCACATCTCTGGAGTCAGCTACCACACAGATAGTCCCCGTTTCTCGGTTGGGATTGCGGCAAATTTCACAAATCGGTTCGGCCGAAAGATGAAAACAAACCTGACATAATCCTACTTGTTTTTTCGCTGCTACGATCGCCTGGGCCAATTCGATCGCATCTTGTTCTGGTCGTTTGAGAATATACAGGGCCAGACGTTGGGCGCTTTTAGGTCCGACTCCGGGTAATTTTTGTAACTGCTCGATCAAACGAGCTAAAGGCGGTGTATAAATAGCAGTTAATCCTCTTATCAGTTATCAGTTATCAGTTATCAGTTATCAGATTTGAGTTTTCAAGTGAGCAGTGTTAAATGGAAGTTTCCTACTGTCTTTTCACTGTTTACTGGTCACTGTTTACTGGTCACTGATTAAGACCTTTTTGGTAAACGGACATCGATAACACTGGTGTTGAAATTATAATTATCTCCTTCTAACTCGATTAAAGTGCCAATTTTTACCTTTTGACCGCCAACAACCGCACCAGTATCGGTAACTTCCGCTTGACCACTGAGAGTCATGATCATATCTTGAGAATAGTTTTCTGTGCGGGGATCGGGTAGGACTTTCACACTACCATCCGGCTGCGGAACTAAGACATTTCTCGATAAAGGTTTAACATTTTTTATATCCACTTGACCGGCCGGTTGATTACGAATAACAATATTAGTTTTCTTCTCGGTATTGAATTGATTAATCAAAGCGTTAGGATTGAGAACACTTAAACCCCGGACAATAACATCCACTTCTATGGGTTCTTTGGTCACTTGAGCGATCGTACTTTTACCACTCGTCCCCGGCACAACAAAAATACCGATAATTGTCAATAAAATTACTAAGGCCGCCCCGATATCAAGCAAGCTAAATTTACCGAATAAACGTCCTTTTGAGTCTAATAAATTCATAAGCGGTTCACTATAAAATTTTTGGGGAGAAGGGAACAGGGTGGTCACTGCGTGCGCGACGTTCGGCGACCCTCAGTCGAGCCTTTGCGGGGGGTGATGGGTAGGGTTGATTCATGAATCAACCCTACTATGAATCAACCCTAGGGTGATGGGGGATGGGGAGAAAATACAAATAATCTCCTATCTCCTGCCGACCGCCTCCTGTCTCCGTTCGGACCTCGGCGTGAGACTTCGGCGTGAGCTCAGTCGAACGCTCGGTCGAACGCTGAGCTCACGGCCGAAGCCTGACTCCTGAATCCTGCCTCCTAAGGGCTAGTAAATTCTATCATGATCAGAATCTTGGTCGCGGACAGGGAGTCTGACTTAAGATAGAAGATCGGAGTCTCACACGGAGCGATCGATAGACAATGGCGGGTAAAACTCAACTTAAGAAACAGGAAAAGCAATTATCTCCAGTGGATCTGACCCCTTCTGACGGTAACAACCTCGAAAAAGTTGCCCCCGTTAAACATTGGTCGATCGAAGATAGCGAAAATCTCTATCGTATCCAAGGCTGGGGAGAACCCTATTTCTCGATCAATGCTGCGGGAAATATCACCGTCTCGCCCCAGGGAGAAAGGGGCGGTTCTTTGGACTTATACGAGTTAGTTTCGGCGATTAAGCGGCGAAATATCGGTTTACCCCTGTTAATTCGGTTTAGCGATATTTTGGAAGATCGGATCGAGCGCCTGAACGCCTGTTTTAACCGAGCGATCGCCCGTTATAATTATGCCAACGTCTATCGCGGTGTCTATCCGATCAAGTGCAATCAACACCGTCACATCGTCGAGTCTTTAGTGCGTTTTGGTAAACCCTATCAATTTGGGTTGGAGGCTGGTTCAAAACCAGAGCTAATGATTGCTTTAGCTACCCTAGAACCTGCCTTAAACGGCAAAAATGACAAAACACAACCATTGCTAATTTGTAACGGCTATAAGGACAAAGAATACATCGAAACCGCTCTTTTGACCACTCGTCTCGGTCATCGGCCTTTGATTGTCATCGAACAATTGGAAGAATTATATTTAACCCTGCGCGTCAGTCGTCAGCTAGGAATTGCCCCACATTTGGGAGTGCGTGCGAAACTGGGGACAAAAGGGGTGGGCCGTTGGGGATGTTCCACGGGAGACCGGGCAAAATTCGGTTTAACCGTCCCGGAAATCTTAACGGTGGTGACGGAATTAGAACAAGCGGGGATGTTAGATTGTCTGCAACTGCTGCACTATCATATCGGGTCGCAAATCTCCGCTATTAGCGTCATTAAGGATGCCATTCGCGAAGCTAGTCAGATTTATGTGGAATTAGCGAAATTAGGGGCAAATATGACCTATCTCGATGTGGGGGGTGGTTTAGGGGTCGATTACGATGGCTCGAAAACTAACTTCTACGCCTCAAAAAACTACAATATGCAGAATTATGCCAATGATATCGTGGCCGAGGTCAAGGAAGCTTGTGAAGATGCCCAGATTGCACCCCCAATTCTCATTAGTGAAAGTGGCCGGGCGATCGCTTCTCATCAATCGGTGTTAATCTTTGATATCTTGGGAAGTAGCGAGGTTCCCCAAAACCCTCCCGATCCCTGCAATGGGAAAGAACACCTCATCCTCCGTAATCTCTGGGAAACCTATACGGGTATCGATGAGCGCAATTATCAGGAAGCTTATCACGATGCGGGACAGTTCAAAGAGGAGGCGATTAGTCTGTTTAATTTCGGTTATCTCAGTCTCAAGGAACGGGCGAGAGCCGAACAATTGTACTGGGCTTGTTGTCACAAAATTCTGCAAGTGGCCCGACAACAGGATTATGTTCCCGATGACTTGGAAGACTTAGAGCAAATTATGGCCTCAATTTATTATGCCAATCTCTCGGTTTTTCAGTCAGTTCCCGATAGTTGGGCGATCGATCAACTATTTCCAATTATGCCGATCCATCGTCTCGATCGAGAACCTACTCAAAGGGGAATTATCGCCGATTTAACCTGTGATAGTGACGGAAAAATTGCCCAATTTATCGATTTGCGCGGGGACGTAAAATCTGTTTTAGAATTGCATCCGTTGGAGTACAAAAACGGTAAACATTCTCCAGAACCCTATTATCTAGGAATGTTTTTGGTGGGTGCTTATCAAGAGATTATGGGCAATTTACATAATCTTTTTGGCGATACTAATGTGGTACATATTCAGATGAGTCCCAAGGGGTACGATATCGAGTATCTAGTCAAAGGAGATACGATCACGGAAGTATTAAGTTATGTGCAGTATTCTGCGGAAGATCTGTTAGAAAGAATTCGTCTTCGTTGTGAACAAGCTTTGCAGGAAAATCGCATGACTGTGGAAGAATCCCAATTACTCCTACAGGATTATGAACGCAGTTTGCGACGTTATACCTATCTAGTGGGTGGGGATTGATGATTGTTCTTGCCGATCGAGTAATCGATCGAGGATGATAGAAAATAGACAAAATAGACAAAATAAATAGGCAGTAAAGGAAAACAGTGGAAAAGGGAACGCTGGTAGAATTTCGCGTCCAAGGAGAAAGGCGCTTAGGGGTGATCGATCGCCCAGAAGGTAAAAAAGATTGGATCGTCATCGATCAGGGGGGAAACCCGCATAAACTGCGTCCCCAACGCTTCGATTACATTATCAAAGGAGGTCCATCCAACTATAGGGAGATCGGCAATTTTCTGCGAGAAGTCCAACCCTATCTAGATGCTAGTGGTTTAGAAGTGGCCTGGGAATTATTAGCCGGGGAAAATCAGTTAGTTACTCCCGAAGACATGGCCGAGATCCTCTTTTCCGATCGCAGTCCCCAGTTTTGCTATGCGGCCCATTGTCTCTTGAGTGATGATAAAGTTTATTTTAAAAATAAAGGGGATGGTTACGAGGCCCGCTCGGAAAATCAGGTAGAGGAAATCAAACACCAGCTAGAGGTGGAACAACAGCGTCAACGGGAAAAAAGCCAATTTCTCCAACGTCTCCAGCAAGCCTTGGCCGGTGAAACGGTAGAATGGTCAGAAAGCGATCGAATTCGTCTGGAATCTCTAGAAAAATTTATCCTCCAACCCGAACAAAAATATCCAGCGGCCATGGACATACTCTCCCTGCTGGGCCGTTCCCAAACCCCCGAGGCTGCTTTTGAATTGTTAGTCGATTTGAAATGGTGGAGTAGTCACGAAAACCTTTTCCTGCGACGCAGTTCCTACCCCGTTCAATTCTCGAAAAAGGTACTTGATGTGGCGCGTCTTAATTTACTCAATCCCCCTGCGGATGCGGATGTCAACAATCGTCTCGATTTAACCCACCAAAAAATTTATACCATCGACGATGAAAGTACCGAGGAAATCGATGACGGATTATCGGTAGAAATGCTCGCGGATGGTGGTCATCGTCTCTGGATCCATATTGCCGATCCTAGCCGTTTAGTGCTTCCCGATGATGAATTAGACCTAGAAGCACGTCGTCGCAGTACCAGTCTTTATCTTCCCACGGGAATGGTTCCCATGTTTCCCCTAGAGTTGGCCGCAGGTCCAATGAGTTTGATACAGGGTAAACTTTGTCCTGCCTTGAGTTTTGGGGTAATCCTCGATGAAACGGGGGCGATCGCCGATTATCGAATCCATCCTAGTACAATTAAACCTACCTATCGCCTCACCTACGAAGATGTGGACGAAATGTTACATCTGGATCTGCAGCATGAACCGGAAGTGAGGATTCTCAACCGTTGGGCCAAACAACGCCACGCATGGCGCAAATCTCAGGGATCGATTAACATCCAAATGCCAGAATCATCCATTAAGGTGAAGGATAACGACGAAATTATCATAGAATTGCAGGAGGTATCCCCATCTCGGCAATTAGTGGCGGAAATGATGATTTTAGCTGGAGAAATCGCCGGTCGCTACTGTCAGCAACACGAGATACCCGTGCCTTTCCGCGGACAACCACAACCAGAATTACCCCCCGATGAGGAGTTAATTTTACTACCCGCGGGCCCTGTGCGTTCCTGTGCCTTGCGTCGCTGTATGCCGCGCAGTGAAATGACGACAATTCCTAACCGTCATGCTAGTCTGGGATTGAATACCTATTCCCAAGTAACTTCGCCAATTCGCCGTTATACTGACCTTTTGACCCATTTTCAACTAAAAGCTCATCTACGGGGCGATCAACTGCCTTTTACCCGGGATAGAATGCAGGAAATTCTCTATAGTGTCGCTAGTTCGGCCCAAGAAGCCACCTCGGTGGAACGACAAACTAATCGTTATTGGAGTTTGGAATTTTTGCGACGACAGGGAGATCAAGTCTGGCAAGCTTTGGTTTTACGCTGGCTGCGGGAAGAGGAAAATTTAGGCTTGATTTTATTGGAGGAATTGGGGTTAGAATTACCCCATCGTTTTGAGCGTTCGGTATCTTTAGGCGATCGCTTTCAAGTACAAGTTAGTCGCTCTGATCCCCACCGCGATGAGATCCGTTTTCGCGAGCTATCGGGTTTTGTCTCCTCCCAAGCAATTTAATCTCTCGGGGAGTCAGTATTCAGGAGTCGAGAGATAGGGTGATAGGGATTTACGGGGTTTAGGGAAATTTCAGCCAAATGCTCCACTACCCCACACCCTGCCACCACCGAAAAGCTTTTTGCCGCAAACCCTAAATAAGGTTCTTCGGTTTGTGTTATGCAATGGACGGAGGTTATAAGGGATGAAACTCTTATAGAGAAAGGCATTTGGCGATTTTTATCAATTGTTTTCGATCTAGAGCGAACTAATCAATTAAATCTCTTGCCAGATAAGAATTTAGTCGATTTATGCCACCCTATCGAACTATACTAAGTAACGAAGAACCATACTTGTCAATGTAAAGTTTTATTACAGGATTCAACGTTTCTGACCCTGATGTTCTCTATTCTCTGGTTACTCATCAACCCATTGAATTCTTACAAAAAAAACAGAATCAAGATTCTCTAAGTCAGGCAAATGTTTAGATTAACTTTATTTTCTGGGAATTCAGATTGGGATGACTAATTAACGTAAGTTCGGGTTAAGCTGAAACCCTTATTCTGCCGTTGGCTGGAACCCTGATTCCCGCGTTGAGGAAGTCTCAAAATAGCCTTAACGCGAACATCAGATTAATTTAACCACGAGTTATGATCGCAAAAAAAGTGATTTTTTAATTATCGATACTTATCAAGGGATTCCAATTATCAATTCAGCCGAGTTTCTCACCCTTTTCTAAGATCACTGGAAATTTTTTAAGGTTAAAAAAGATGGTAAAAATAAACCCCTTCAAGTGACTAAATGAAGGGGCGATTGTGAGTTTTTCATTGATGATTTTTAGGAGACTTTTGTGGTTTCCTTTTCTGAGGATTTGGACGACTTGAGTTTGCGTTTGAGGGTTGAAGCTGCGCCGAGAGTGCCGAGGGCGAGGAGACTGAGAGTGGAAGTGGGTTCCACCACTTCTACAACCCCAACGCAAGAACCGGGACAGCCTGCATAGTCAGAAAAGCCTGGTGGGTTCGACCAAGTTGAGTTAAAATCTGAGCGGGCGAATACTTGATAGGGTTCTATCAAAGTTCCTTCTTGGATATTGAAAGCTATACCACCAAAAGAAAATTTACGGAATGTGTCTCCTACTGGCAAGAATGGGAAGTCCGGTGCAAATCCACCATCGGGATTGAAAAGGTTGTCTGTAGGGGAATGAGGAATCTGATCACCAGCAGCGGAAACAATCGAACCAACTGGAAGAAGTCCAACAATAGGATATGTGATGCTTTCGTCGGTGTATGTCCCCGACACCGACGTGACTCGGTAACCAGTAAAGGTATAAGCTGGGGAAGTACCAGCGAGTGGCCCCCACAGAGGGTCAGTGTAAGACGGATAACTTTCAGTTATTAGTGTATCTTCAGTGGTTAGGATTAAATCGAATGAGTCATCATCAGTTCGTAACCCATCGAACCGGAATGTAAGAGCGTGAGCGGATTCAGCAACCAAGCTAAGAACTGTAGTAACTACAGCAGTTCCAAGAGCCAAAGCCAAAGTCACATTTTTCATTTTTTTACTCCTGAGTAGTGTTTTTGTTGGTGTAAGGTTGTAGTTTTACTTTGAGGCTATTAGCCAACTTTTGTCATTTCCTTTTCTGTCGATTTGGATGGCTTTAGTTTGCGTTTGAGGGTTGAAGCTGTACCGAGAGTTCCGAAAGCAAAAAGACTCAATATGAAAGAAGGTTCGGGTACCGCAGCAGAAGCAGTACCGCTTTGAAAAATATCGAGTGCTAATCCAAACTGCCCGATTTCATCTTCTCCCAACGTACCTGCTGGAATATAAAAAGGTATTGAAAACTTACTATTATTGGGATTTAATAGAAAGTATCCTGGCAGCAAAGGATCGATATTTGTATCAAAGTCTTGTGAGGATATTGGAGAACTAATTAATGGGCTTAAAAAGGATACATTCACTTGATTTGAATCAGAGTTCAGACTTAAGTTCAGATTAAATAATTCGGGTAATCCTGGAATGTTAGTAACAGCATTTAAAGTAAATGAAGCACTAGCACTTCCATCTGGCGATGCATAAGCTGATAAACCGAATCCTGCATTAGGATCGCTTGAAGTATTCGATAGTAAATCTACAGTTAAAACTGCTTTGGTTATCTGAGTTAGAGGATCTAAAATAAAAGGATCTGTGCCAGCAGCAGCAGCACTAGCAGACCGTCCTATAAAGGCATTTGCACTACAAGCTGTTGTTGTTGCAGCACTAATTCCAAGAATACTTCCCGGTGTATTACCTACTACAATATTGCTTGATATTGAAGCTTGTGCTTCGGAGTTAGCCTTAAACACTGATGCTTTTACCAAAGGAGTAGCTATACCTGCAGTTGTGTTTGGAGGGGTAAATATTGTTCCAACAAAAGAATTTGGTTTTGCAGGATCATTACCCTTTCCTGTACCAGGAAAACTGTTACTCTGACTACTGAATGGACCACTGGCATTCGCAGAAGCTCCAACTTGACCTTTAGCAATTCTATTAATAGGAATTTGAACAATAAAATCATCACCATTCAATATTGCTAATGTAATTAATATAACGGGCTTTGTGATAATCTTTTCTAATCCAATAATTGAAACGTCGCCACAACCTTTGGCAACTGCTTCAGCTTTTGCAATTTTTATTGTGCTTAAAAGCTGTGCTGAAATTAAAATTATAAGGCTGATTTTGCTTGCAATTTTTCTTGAAAATGTCATTTGTCTTACTCCAAATTTCAATCAGGCAAAACTTTGATCCCCTCTCTTAATATCTCAGGTCAAGCAACAGCCCAACCCAACAACAAAGACGGACAACAGAACTATACACACTACCCCCCCCAATAAAGTATCAAAAACTACAATTTAATAAATCTTTATATTTCTCTCCCTAGCAGCGACTCCCAAAGGAAGGACTCTCAAGTAGTTTCCCCTGTTTTACCCCTTCTCGGGCGACCTATCCTCTTCCGTGAGGGATTGTGGAGCGGTATGTCGGATTCGGTATTATTTATAAATATCACCACGAGAACCGATCTCAGTGATAATGAAAAGCCGTTCTTCTCGATTGACTTGCATTAATACCCGATAATTACCAACTCGCAGACGATAACCTTCACGCCCTTTAAGTTTTTTGAAATCTGTCTGAGTAGGACTAACCAG
This Microcystis wesenbergii NRERC-220 DNA region includes the following protein-coding sequences:
- a CDS encoding NUDIX hydrolase, with the translated sequence MIFVALAILEQDGRFLMQLRDDIPTILYPGVWGLFGGHLEAGESPEIGLKRELKEEINYEAPSLRYFRSYNDDNLSRYLYHVPLTLELEKLVQTEGQDLALLPPDAIRQGEYYSQKINQTRPLGKIHRQILLDFIELEL
- the recR gene encoding recombination mediator RecR, coding for MYTPPLARLIEQLQKLPGVGPKSAQRLALYILKRPEQDAIELAQAIVAAKKQVGLCQVCFHLSAEPICEICRNPNRETGTICVVADSRDVIALEKTREYSGKYHVLGGVISPMDGIGPDQLNIQSLVTRVSQKKIQEVILAISPSVEGETTTLYIGGLLKPFTKVTRIAFGLPMGGDLEYADEVTLARALEGRREL
- a CDS encoding cyclic nucleotide-binding domain-containing protein, which gives rise to MSWEIWGNGDCFGEMAILEQPLKHLTALSLAPVQLLVIPAQRFLQLQILQLSIRRSIKLYLRLQMLDYSPKSQLLKTSHPAL
- a CDS encoding OB-fold nucleic acid binding domain protein; translation: MSIQTRVGRIGSLLLLLGLFGCSTLADLGIAVPYIGDPPLTAIEQLQEKPKGTLVYLRGTVSNYAPFLAGGAYLLQDSSGKIWIRTNSNKLPRQGEEIVIKGKIDFEAIPQGSQTVNELYVVELEQMDAVAVNSVPTPSPSPEIKPSPTSEVKPPENNSPPVSTKPLENPRQVTIPSAAETKPPETTVVTPVKPNPPAQPVAEAIPPKPPAVVKPIPDPLDAFFLPHKQSEKNSNQ
- a CDS encoding DUF4330 domain-containing protein, with translation MNLLDSKGRLFGKFSLLDIGAALVILLTIIGIFVVPGTSGKSTIAQVTKEPIEVDVIVRGLSVLNPNALINQFNTEKKTNIVIRNQPAGQVDIKNVKPLSRNVLVPQPDGSVKVLPDPRTENYSQDMIMTLSGQAEVTDTGAVVGGQKVKIGTLIELEGDNYNFNTSVIDVRLPKRS
- the ctpB gene encoding carboxyl-terminal processing protease CtpB, whose protein sequence is MNQSRPSFVSVQKLLSGGAIATLAVSSLMVLTPAAKGEKPLEDNPKAVIDQVWQIVNNEFVDRSFHQIDWQKKRQELLSRNYTNPQQAYTAIREALKELGDTYTRFLTPSEFSVLTSQTSGELSGIGIRLALDKRTSDLIVVDTVKKSPAKEAGVKSGDRLIRINGKPTALMTLEQAMEALQGEVGTSVSLQLARPDQGVFEVTLTRVDIEIPSVSYTLKQEGGVKVGYIKLDEFSSHAAEQMKEAIEELSQQQVSGYVLDLRGNPGGLLFASVDIARMWMKQGKIVSTIDRRGGDRQFIANNTAITDLPLVVLVNKGSASASEILAGALKENGRATLVGTSTYGKSTVQSVHTLSDGSGLAVTIARYYPPNGENIYKKGIKPDVQIELTQEQQLRFRDDPSLLGTKDDPQYQQAISLLQSHSVKRPGTGNLNNPLSSRAE
- the folD gene encoding bifunctional methylenetetrahydrofolate dehydrogenase/methenyltetrahydrofolate cyclohydrolase FolD, with amino-acid sequence MSVTTCQILDGKALAQKIQLGLGERIQTLKSPMGRPPGLAVLMVGDNPASAVYVRNKEKACTKIGMASFGRHFPTNTSELEILAEIVRLNQDERVDGILIQLPLPKHLDAVSLLYQIDPKKDADGLHPLNLGGLVRGEDCIRSCTPAGVMALLKEYNISIAGKHAVVLGRSILVGKPLALMLLEENATVTIAHSRTENLAEITRSADILVPAVGKANLITKDMVKPGAVVVDVGINRVADGLVGDVDYAGVLEVASYLTPVPGGVGPMTVAMLLKNTLLSYERKL
- a CDS encoding four helix bundle protein — its product is MESKVYDKAYKFAIRIVKGYKYLCETKQEYVLSKQLLRSGTSIGANIAEANGAISQADFRAKMSIAYKECLETKYWLSLLKDTNYIEERAFQSINDDAEEIGKMLWAILKTCQENTKNR